From Mauremys mutica isolate MM-2020 ecotype Southern chromosome 17, ASM2049712v1, whole genome shotgun sequence, one genomic window encodes:
- the TMOD4 gene encoding tropomodulin-4 has protein sequence MTSYRMELEKYRDIDEEKLLRELSPEELDQLDLELQEMDPENMMLPAGLRQRDQTKKSPTGPLDRDALMQHLEKQALEVKEREDLVPFTGEKRGKPFIPKNPQREIPKEEQITLEPELEEALANATDAEMCDIAAILGMYTLMSNKQYYEALCSGNITSTEGINSVVKPDRYKPVPDEPPNPTNVEETLKKIQSNDKDLEEVNLNNIKDIPIPKLKEICEAMKTNTHVKKLSLVATRSNDPVAKAVAEMLKENKTLQSLNIESNFITNAGMMAVIKGVQQNTSLAELKVDNQSQRLGDSVEMEMAAMLEKCPSIIRFGYHFTQQGPRARASIAISKNNELRRKQRKT, from the exons ATGACGTCCTACCGGATGGAGCTGGAGAAGTACCGGGACATCGACGAGGAGAAGCTCCTGAGGGAACTTTCCCCCGAGGAGCTGGACCAGCTCGACCTAGAGCTGCAGGAGATGGATCCCGAG AACATgatgctcccagctgggctgcgcCAGCGAGACCAGACCAAGAAGAGCCCGACGGGGCCGCTGGACCGGGACGCCCTCATGCAGCACCTGGAGAAGCAGGCGCTGGAGGTGAAGGAGCGTGAGGACCTGGTGCCGTTCACCGGCGAGAAGAGAG GGAAACCCTTTATCCCAAAGAACCCTCAGCGGGAGATCCCCAAGGAGGAGCAGATCACTCTGGAACCTGAGCTGGAGGAAGCCCTGGCCAATGCCACCGATGCAGAGATGTGCGACATTGCAG CCATTCTGGGGATGTACACCCTGATGAGCAACAAGCAGTACTACGAAGCCCTCTGCAGCGGCAACATCACCAGCACCGAAGGCATCAACA GCGTGGTAAAGCCGGATAGGTACAAACCCGTCCCAGACGAGCCGCCGAACCCCACCAACGTGGAGGAGACCCTGAAAAAAATCCAGAGCAACGACAAGGACCTGGAGGAGGTCAACCTCAACAATATCAAG GACATTCCCATCCCGAAGCTGAAGGAAATCTGCGAAGCCATGAAAACCAACACCCACGTGAAGAAGCTGAGCTTGGTGGCGACCCGGAGCAATGACCCCGTGGCCAAG GCCGTGGCTGAGATGCTGAAGGAGAACAAGACTCTTCAGAGCCTCAACATCGAATCCAATTTCATCACCAATGCCGGGATGATGGCCGTCATCAAGGGCGTGCAGCAGAACACCTCGCTGGCCGAGCTCAAGGTGGACAACCAG TCTCAGCGGCTGGGGGACTCGGTGGAGATGGAGATGGCCGCCATGCTGGAGAAGTGCCCCTCTATCATCCGCTTCGGGTACCACTTCACGCAGCAGGGACCAAGGGCCAGAGCCTCCATTGCCATCAGCAAGAACAACGAGCTCC GTCGCAAGCAGAGGAAGACATAA